In Planctomycetaceae bacterium, the sequence CCAGGCAGTGTCTGAACCGGTGACGGCACGATAATTGGTTGTGAGCAACGATTCACTGTCGCCGCTCGGGCAGACATACAGAGAATATGGACTGGAAGTCCTCACCGGCCGGTTTCGTTCGTCGTTCCAGGGTACCGAAAGTCGTACTGATCGTAGAGTGGCTGGTTGTCGATGAATGGCAGAATCAGGACTCGCCAACTGTGAGCTGGCCGTCCGTCGTCTCCAGCAATATAAGCAGGCGGATAAGAACCGTGGATGTCATGGTAGTTCAACAGTGCGAGTCCGATTTGTTTGAGATTCGCCAGGCTGTGAGTCGCAGCGACCTGTTCGCGAGCCTGTGGCACAAAAGCTGCGATGGTCAGGCATGCTCCGAAGCACATCCAGATCACGATCACCATCCGGCGTCTGTGCATCTTGAGGTCCACGGGATCGACTTGCTCGTCTGTGGTCATTTGAGTTGAGGTAGAAAGTTTGGCAGCTCCGGCAACGCTTTGATGACTTACGAATCGCAGGCGCTTGCCTGTACTTCACGATCACTGCCGTGTAATTGTTTCATCCAGATTCAGGATCGCTCGGCAGACGATCATCCATGCGGCGAGGTCGTTCGCGCTGGCTGATTCGGCGCCGATAAGGTCCGAGGCATTCAGTTCGCCGGAATCCAAACGCTGCCGCTGACTCGACAACAGCTTCTTCAAAATCGTCAGTTCTTTGTCGGTCGCCGGCCGGCTGGTGCAGAGTTTGTGGGCGTATTGCAGACGGTCCTCTTCGGTGCCACGAACTTCCTTCAGAACGCGAGACGCCATTGCTTTTGCACATTCGACGAACTGGGGTTCGTTCAGGACGACCAGAGCCTGCAGCGGTGTGTTGCTGCGAGTGCGGCGGACGCAGGCGGCGTCGCCTTTCGGCGCGTCGAAGACCTGCAGCGGCGGATACGGGACAGAACGGTACGAATGCACGTACAGACTGCGGCGATACGCGTCATCGCCGGTGGACGTCCACCAGTTCTTCGGGCCGTAGCTCGCCGGCGGCTGGAAAAGAAATTCCGGAGCGTCCGGGTAGATGCTCGGGCCGCCGATGCGATCGTTCAACAGACCGCTGGCGGACAACGCGATGTCGCGGACGATCTCCGCGTTGACTCGAAACCGGGCACCACGAGCCAGCCAGCGGTTGAACGGATCGGCGGACAAGAGGTGTTCGTTGACGTTCGAAGATTGCCGGTAAACGGCCGAATTCACAATCAGCCGGTGAATGTGTTTCAGGCTCCAGCCGTTGTCCATCAGTTCGACGGCCAGCCAGTCCAGCAGTTCCGGATGCGACGGCGGTTCCGACTGCGAACCGAGATCTTCCGGAGTGGTTACCAGGCCCTGGCCGAAGTACGACTGCCAGATGCGATTCACGATCGCTCGCGCGGTCGTGGGTCGATCGCGGTCCGCGAGCCAGCGAGCGAAGTCCAGCCGATCCGGCGCGGGAGAATTCTGCATTTCGCCCAAAAACACGGGAACCCCGGGGCCGACGGCTTCGGCAGGTTTCAGAAAGTCGCCGCGAGTCAGCACGTAGGACTTCCGCGGCTTGTCCATCGCGGATGCAACCAATTGAGAATCGCCGCCCGGATGCTGCTTCCAGAGTTCCTCGATCGTCGCGTTGTATTCGGCGAATTCCGGCACGGTGGCTCGCCACGCGCTGAAGATCGCGGCCTGCTGTTCGGAGCTTTGGGAGGGCGAAGCTCCTGCTGAGCCGCCTGAGCCGAGCGACTCCCTTGGTTCCAGCGGCTCGGCGGGAATCTCGCCCTCCCTGGCGGCAAACGCGTCGATCGCGCGAATCGAAAACAGCGGATCGGCTGTCGGGTTCGGCGATGTGGTGACGGAGAAGCGGTATCGGCCGAGCAGATTGTTTTGGTTGTCGTCGGAGTTCCAGCCGCCGTGGTTCATGCCCAGCGTGAACGAAATAACGGCGTCTCCGTCGATGTCGATCGGATGTTCCGGGACGAACACAGCGTTCCGGTTGACGTTGCGTCGACCGGGTCCGTTGTCGGTGGTCCACGCGGTCTTGTTGTCGCTGTCGATCGCAAATTCGATCGGGCCGGTGATGCGGTCGTCCTTAGAAGCATCCTTTTGCAGATACGGAGCCGTCAGGTCGGCCTTTTCCGGGTTGACGTCGGCGGTTGCCGACACCCATTTCAATGTTTGCTTCTGATCCGGCTGATCGGCGGGAGCGACACTGACGGAAAATTCCGTAAGGGCACCTGTGCCGTGGATCGATCGGCCCGGTCCGTTGTGCGGAAGCTGGCCGTGAGTCAGCAGTTCCAGCCGAATTCCGGTAACGCCTTTCAGCTTCGCCACCGCGCCGAAGGTTGGGGACGTATACGTCGGAGCATAGCTTTCGCCGACGAATGACCCATCGCCCAATGGTCGGAACTTCTGGCCGTCGAACGGGATGTCGGTCGGTGTGATGACGGTCCATTCGGGCTGGCTGTCCTGAATGGATTTTTCCCAGGCCGACATTCGTTCGCGCCAGTCCGGGGTCTTCTGTTTGATTTCCTCTTCGATGGCTGCGATCGCGTTCAGCACGTTCTGGCGCTGCTGTCGGGCTTCGGGCGTATAGACGGTCAGCGTGGCTTCGTTGAAGTCGTTCAGCGCGGCGAACATCTGGTAGTACTCACGCTGCGTCAGCGGATCGTACTTGTGCGAATGGCACTGACCGCACTGCGTCGTGATGCCCAGAATCGCTTTTCCGATGGCGTCGATGCGGTCAAACATGCCTTCGACACGAAACTGTTCCGGGTCCGCTCCGCCTTCTTCGTTGACCATCGAATTGCGCAGGAAACCGGTGGCCACGTGATCGGCCTGAGTCGCATTCGGCAGCAGGTCTCCGGCGATCTGCCGGATGATGAACTGATCGTACGGCGTGTCCTCGTTCATCGCGCTGATGACCCAGTCGCGGTAGAACCAGACGTCTCGCTGTTTGTCCTTTTCGTAGCCGTCGGAGTCCGCGTAGCGAGCGGCGTCCAGCCACCAGCGAGCCCAGCGTTCGCCGAAGTGTGGCGATTTCAGCAGCCGCTCGACGAGTTGGTCGTACGCGTCGGTGCGACTGTCGTTCACGAATTTTTCGACTTCTTCCGGCGACGGCGGCAGGCCCAGCAGATCGAGAGACAGCCGGCGAATCAGCGTTCGCCGGTCAGCCGCCGGGCTCTGTTTCAATTGCTGGTCATTCAGTTTCGCCAGCACGAATGCGTCGATTGGATTTCGGACCCAGCCGGCATCTTGAGCAGCAGGCAGATTCGGCCGAGCTGGTGAAACGAAGGCCCAGTGAGCGGAGTAGTCGGCGCCTTGTTCGATCCAGCGTCGCAGCAGATCGGCTTCTTTTGCGGTGATCTCTTTGTCGCTCGAAGGCGGAGGCATCTGCAGGTCGGGATCCTTCGACATGACGCGATCAAGAAGCGTGCTTTCATCGGGTTTCCCCGGAGCAATCACCTGCATCGTATCGACGGCGCTGGCTCGCTGGTCGAGCCGCAGATCAGCCTTGCGATCTTCCTCAGCGGGTCCGTGGCAGACGAAACACTTGTCGGAAAGTATCGGCCGGATATCGCGGTTGAAGTCAATGGAGTCGTTCGCGAACAGCGCGGCAGGCGAACAACAGAGCGATACAACAACCGCAGCGAAACGCAGAAGAATTCGCGGCACCGTGGCAGCCTTCATGTTCTGGAACAGTCGTGGCGGTGACGACGTTTTCGCCGTGAAACATTCGCCGTCGAAGGCTGTTCATTATTCCGTGTTGCAGGTCCACGTCAACGATCGACATCGGGCTTCAGAAGTGCGCTGTCGTCGGTCCGAGCCATTTCCGGCGAAGGTTCCTGCTGCCATGCGTTCCAGTAGACGCGAAATCGTTTTGACATCTGTTTTGGCTTCTCGCCGAACAGACGCCGTCCGACGCTGAACGCATTCCGGCACAGTTCCGTGTGCCGTTGCTGAATGAGTTTCCGCAGCGGCTTCCGATCGGCGGCTTCACATAGGTGTTTCGAATTCTGCCGCAGGATTTGCCGCAGAAGCGACAGGTCATGGAGTCGACCGAGATCCTCCGCGAGCTTGCCGGCAATCAGGCAGCGATGTTCCATTTCCTCCGGCCAGATCGGAGTCAGAATGCGGGAATGATACCAGTGGTCTTTGACGCATTTTCTCCATTCGTGCAGGTTGTCTTCCGACGCGTCAGAACGGGCGGACTTCATCGTGACGCGGCACCGCTGGTAAGTGAATCGCAGGCCCGTGGAAATCGTCTTCCAGCCTCGATCCGGAATCTTCCATGACGTGACGCGCCGGCGACCGGCCTGCATGCGCCGGCGAAATTCCCGCAGCGGTTGTTCCGCATCAAACGGCGTTCGGCAAGCATGATGGTTCAGTTCGATGAATCGTTCCCGAATCCTGACCAACAGTTCTTCGCCAGCTTGACCGCGATGATGTTCGGCCAGTTCCGCCAGGCATTCGAGCGATGAATCGGCATTGCGAATCTCCGACAACAGACGTGCGGTGTCCCGGTACCAGAGATTCTCACGGCGATAGGTGCCTTGAAACGCCGGCCGTACCAGACGGATCAGCCCGCGGATCATCTTGCAATGCTTGCGAACCTGATGCACCGTCTCGACGCGGTCGTCGCCCTCGCAGTCTATTGCTTTGATGGCGCGGTCGATCTGATCCTTCGCGATCCGGCGAACGGCATGAGGCACAGTTTCGTGTCTGCGGATGCGGAAGGACATGGGAAGGGACCGACGTTGTCTTGATGTGTTTGAATCGAGGTTCCTGTCGCCGGCGCGGGAATTCGTTCCGCGTCGTCAGCCATGAGCCAGCGGTGCGGCGCATGCACGCGGCATCGGCGACGATCCGGGGTGCTGGCTTCGTTCGACAGCACCATTCTATCGCCGTCGCGGTTCGCGCGGACAGGGCGCCGAAAAGTGCAGGCGGTCAGGCGGCGTCCGAATTGTGCAGAAAGACGTCGCGTGACGGGAACGGGATCGTGAATCCTCGTTCGTCAAAGCCCAGCTTGATGCGTTCCGTCAGGTCGAATTTCGTGGCCCAGAAATCCGCGCTGGCCACCCACGGACGCACGACGAAATTGACGCTGCTGTCGCCGAGTTCCGACACAGCTACCACCGGTTTTGGGTCCTGCAGGACTCGCGAATCTGACGTGATTGTTTCCAGCAGAAACTGTTTCACGGCCGGCAGGTCGTCGTTGTAACCGCAGCCGATCACCAGATCGATGCGGCGTCGTTTTTCGGCCGAGAAATTCTGAATCGTGTTGCCCGTGATATTGCCGTTCGGAATGATGACTCGAACATTGTTGGGAGTCAGCAGGACGGTGTGAAAGATGTGAATTTCCGTCACCGTCCCGCCGGCACCGGAGACCTCAACATAGTCACCGACCTTGAACGGCTTGAACATCACCAGCATCGCTCCGGCCGCAAGGTTGCCAAGCGATCCCTGCATCGCCATCCCGACGGCGAATCCGGCGGCTGCCAGTACTGCGCTCAGCGACGTCGTGTTGACGCCCAGTTGCCCGAGTGCCGCGATGCAGACCGCCGTCAGCAGCAGCATGTAAATCAGATTGCTCAGAAAACTCAGCAGCGTTGCATCCGTCCCGGCGCGCCGGGCTGCCCGCACGGCGACGCTAGTGACGAATCTGGCGACCCATCGGCCAATCAGCAAAATGGCCAGCGCCGCGACGATCTTCGGTCCCCACGTCTGCGCGAAACCCAGCACCGCTTCCGGCGTAACGCGGTCCTTCACGTCGGCCCAAAGCGAATCCAGAAAACCATCGGTCACCGCGTCACCCGATTCGCCCTGAGCCTGCGGAACAGCCTGGAACGCGAACGCCACAACGTCAGAAACCGTCACTTCCGAAACCTCCTTGTCCGGGACTTTTTGCCGAATCTACGGCATTCAGAATTTTGCGTAAACAGGAATGCGGGTTCGCTGCGCAAACGATCACGTATCGACGGAAATCCGCGGGTTTCGTACAGTTCCGCTGCAATTCAGGGACCCGCGGACGCGATTACGCTGGTCCGCGACGCATCGGAAAGGATTCGAAATCGTGGTTGTACGAAACACAGTTTTTCTCCGTTTGTGCGTTCTGCTGCCGGTCATTGCTGCCGCAGTGTTGCTTCCTTTGTCAACGGTGAACGGGCAGGAAACGTCCCGCGTCGCCGCCGCCGGCGAACTGACCGACAGAGCGGACACCGCGGACGATGCGAAAGCGAACGCTGCGAAAGACGGAGCCACCGTGAGTCCGTTCGCGGTGGTCGTTGATCCGGAACGCATCACCGCTTTCGACTACACGATGTCCATCTCCGGCCAGTTGCTGACTCCAACGGAATCCGGACTGCAGAAGTGGAAGCTGGAATCATCGGGTGACTTCGGTTTCCTGCAGCGGCAGCGAAATACGGAACTCAGCGGCCCACTGTCCCTGGACGCCGTCCGTCGATTCAGCGACGCGGAAGTCGTCATGAACGTTGGTGACGAGCACCGCACGGTGACTCAGCTTCCGGCGTCGCTGCAGACGATTCGCTGTACGGGTGCCGACACGGGGATCGTGTACACGTCGGCTTCGTCGACGCGAGGCCGGAACATGCCGCTGACTCGAAAGCACCTGGACCTGCTGCAGATGCCGGGAGATCCGCTGGTCTGCAGCGGTTTGATGCCGACCGGCGACGTGAAGGAAGGTGAAAAATGGAACACCGGTTCGTGGGTGATGCCGCTGCTGACCGGACTCGAAGCGGTCATCGAACAAAGCGTGACCTGCGAAATGGAATCGCTCAAAGACGATACAGCGAGCGTCACGTTTGAGGGCTCTGCCAGCGGTGCCGTTGTGGGTTCTGCGTCGAAGATCAATGTGAGCGGCAAGCTGACGTTCGATCGCAGGACGGGACTGATCACGTCGTACGCGGCGACTCACGTGGAAGAACGGTCGGCCGGGCCGATCAGTCCGGGGCTGCAGGTGACCGTCGACGTCAACTGGACTCAACGTGTCGCGGAATCACCAGCGGACGAGCCGTCTGCGGACGAAACTCCGGCCGACACGGAACTGGCCGCGGACTTCGGTGATTCTGAACCAACGCCCGCGGAACTGTCGCTGCAGATCCAGACACCGTGGAAGCTGCAGTTCCAGCATTCGCGGGAATGGCACGTTTTCAATCAAACCTCCACGCTGCTTCTGCTGCGTCAGATTCGAAATGGCAATCTGATTGCTCAGTGCAATTTGTCACCGGGAGTCAGCGTCGCTCCGGGGCAGGCGGCCGATGATCGGCAGTTCGCGACGGACGTTTCGCAG encodes:
- a CDS encoding DUF1559 domain-containing protein — encoded protein: MTTDEQVDPVDLKMHRRRMVIVIWMCFGACLTIAAFVPQAREQVAATHSLANLKQIGLALLNYHDIHGSYPPAYIAGDDGRPAHSWRVLILPFIDNQPLYDQYDFRYPGTTNETGR
- a CDS encoding PSD1 and planctomycete cytochrome C domain-containing protein yields the protein MPRILLRFAAVVVSLCCSPAALFANDSIDFNRDIRPILSDKCFVCHGPAEEDRKADLRLDQRASAVDTMQVIAPGKPDESTLLDRVMSKDPDLQMPPPSSDKEITAKEADLLRRWIEQGADYSAHWAFVSPARPNLPAAQDAGWVRNPIDAFVLAKLNDQQLKQSPAADRRTLIRRLSLDLLGLPPSPEEVEKFVNDSRTDAYDQLVERLLKSPHFGERWARWWLDAARYADSDGYEKDKQRDVWFYRDWVISAMNEDTPYDQFIIRQIAGDLLPNATQADHVATGFLRNSMVNEEGGADPEQFRVEGMFDRIDAIGKAILGITTQCGQCHSHKYDPLTQREYYQMFAALNDFNEATLTVYTPEARQQRQNVLNAIAAIEEEIKQKTPDWRERMSAWEKSIQDSQPEWTVITPTDIPFDGQKFRPLGDGSFVGESYAPTYTSPTFGAVAKLKGVTGIRLELLTHGQLPHNGPGRSIHGTGALTEFSVSVAPADQPDQKQTLKWVSATADVNPEKADLTAPYLQKDASKDDRITGPIEFAIDSDNKTAWTTDNGPGRRNVNRNAVFVPEHPIDIDGDAVISFTLGMNHGGWNSDDNQNNLLGRYRFSVTTSPNPTADPLFSIRAIDAFAAREGEIPAEPLEPRESLGSGGSAGASPSQSSEQQAAIFSAWRATVPEFAEYNATIEELWKQHPGGDSQLVASAMDKPRKSYVLTRGDFLKPAEAVGPGVPVFLGEMQNSPAPDRLDFARWLADRDRPTTARAIVNRIWQSYFGQGLVTTPEDLGSQSEPPSHPELLDWLAVELMDNGWSLKHIHRLIVNSAVYRQSSNVNEHLLSADPFNRWLARGARFRVNAEIVRDIALSASGLLNDRIGGPSIYPDAPEFLFQPPASYGPKNWWTSTGDDAYRRSLYVHSYRSVPYPPLQVFDAPKGDAACVRRTRSNTPLQALVVLNEPQFVECAKAMASRVLKEVRGTEEDRLQYAHKLCTSRPATDKELTILKKLLSSQRQRLDSGELNASDLIGAESASANDLAAWMIVCRAILNLDETITRQ
- a CDS encoding CHAD domain-containing protein, yielding MSFRIRRHETVPHAVRRIAKDQIDRAIKAIDCEGDDRVETVHQVRKHCKMIRGLIRLVRPAFQGTYRRENLWYRDTARLLSEIRNADSSLECLAELAEHHRGQAGEELLVRIRERFIELNHHACRTPFDAEQPLREFRRRMQAGRRRVTSWKIPDRGWKTISTGLRFTYQRCRVTMKSARSDASEDNLHEWRKCVKDHWYHSRILTPIWPEEMEHRCLIAGKLAEDLGRLHDLSLLRQILRQNSKHLCEAADRKPLRKLIQQRHTELCRNAFSVGRRLFGEKPKQMSKRFRVYWNAWQQEPSPEMARTDDSALLKPDVDR
- a CDS encoding mechanosensitive ion channel, with the protein product MTVSDVVAFAFQAVPQAQGESGDAVTDGFLDSLWADVKDRVTPEAVLGFAQTWGPKIVAALAILLIGRWVARFVTSVAVRAARRAGTDATLLSFLSNLIYMLLLTAVCIAALGQLGVNTTSLSAVLAAAGFAVGMAMQGSLGNLAAGAMLVMFKPFKVGDYVEVSGAGGTVTEIHIFHTVLLTPNNVRVIIPNGNITGNTIQNFSAEKRRRIDLVIGCGYNDDLPAVKQFLLETITSDSRVLQDPKPVVAVSELGDSSVNFVVRPWVASADFWATKFDLTERIKLGFDERGFTIPFPSRDVFLHNSDAA